The Burkholderia cepacia ATCC 25416 genome includes a window with the following:
- a CDS encoding SulP family inorganic anion transporter — MQDSNESRPSGVRLLKGILPIRRGGAVRDILAGISLASMDIPQVLGYARIAGMPAVTGLYTVCLPLVAFAIFGASRHLVVAADSATATIFASRLSSMAPAGSAEYAALAGMVALLTAAMLLLARIFKLGFLADFLSRTVLVGFLAGVGVQVSIAMLGDMLGLAVPHPASRSLAQLDYVVTHLVHTNRPTFALAALVVVAILAGKRFLPRVPMPMIAVAGSIAASGTFGFAAHGIAVLGPVAGGLPPLRWPSVTWQQFLDLVPVAASCFVMIIAQSAAAARVFAQQYREDVDTNADILGLAAANAAAAVGGAFVVNGSPTQTAMADGAGVRSQIGHLAFAAVVAVVLLFFSTTLQYLPHAVLAGIVFTIALGLINVRSLAAIRRESPGEFTLALVTAVAVVTVGVEHGILLAVALSLMRHVRHSYQPHTMVLEPVEGNGRWQPVPTRRGAMTAPGLIVYRFGSDLFFANDHLFAAEVTELVDAAPVPARWFVIDAGAVTDIDYSAARTLTDLVRMLHARGIGVLFGRVNRYLRADMDRHRITEIVGASCIFPTLHQALEAAGTTPAPQEPGTV, encoded by the coding sequence ATGCAAGATTCCAACGAAAGCCGCCCGTCAGGCGTGCGGCTGCTGAAAGGCATCCTCCCGATCCGCCGTGGCGGGGCCGTCCGCGACATTCTCGCGGGCATTTCGCTCGCGTCGATGGACATCCCGCAGGTGCTCGGCTACGCGCGCATCGCCGGCATGCCGGCCGTCACGGGCCTCTACACGGTGTGCCTGCCGCTCGTCGCGTTCGCGATCTTCGGCGCGTCGCGGCATCTGGTGGTGGCCGCCGATTCCGCGACCGCGACGATCTTCGCGAGCCGGCTGTCGTCGATGGCGCCGGCCGGCAGCGCCGAATACGCGGCGCTGGCCGGCATGGTCGCGCTGCTGACCGCCGCGATGCTGCTGCTCGCGCGCATCTTCAAGCTCGGTTTTCTCGCCGATTTCCTGTCGCGCACGGTGCTGGTCGGCTTTCTCGCCGGCGTCGGCGTGCAGGTGTCGATCGCGATGCTCGGCGACATGCTCGGGCTGGCCGTACCGCACCCGGCGTCGCGCAGCCTGGCGCAGCTCGACTACGTCGTCACGCATCTCGTCCACACGAACCGGCCGACGTTCGCGCTCGCGGCGCTCGTCGTCGTCGCGATTCTCGCCGGCAAGCGGTTCCTGCCGCGCGTGCCGATGCCGATGATCGCGGTCGCGGGCAGCATCGCGGCGAGCGGCACGTTCGGATTCGCCGCGCACGGCATCGCGGTGCTCGGGCCGGTCGCGGGCGGGCTGCCGCCGCTGCGCTGGCCGTCCGTCACGTGGCAGCAGTTCCTCGATCTCGTGCCGGTCGCCGCGTCGTGTTTCGTGATGATCATTGCGCAGAGCGCGGCCGCCGCGCGCGTGTTCGCGCAGCAGTATCGCGAGGACGTCGATACCAATGCCGACATCCTCGGCCTCGCGGCCGCGAACGCCGCGGCGGCGGTGGGCGGCGCGTTTGTCGTCAACGGCAGCCCGACGCAGACGGCGATGGCCGACGGCGCGGGCGTGCGCAGCCAGATCGGGCATCTCGCGTTTGCGGCCGTGGTGGCGGTGGTCCTGCTGTTCTTCAGCACGACGCTGCAGTATCTGCCGCATGCGGTGCTGGCCGGCATCGTGTTCACGATCGCGCTCGGGTTGATCAACGTGCGCAGCCTCGCCGCGATCCGCAGGGAAAGCCCCGGCGAGTTCACGCTTGCGCTGGTCACGGCCGTGGCCGTCGTGACGGTCGGCGTCGAGCACGGCATCCTGCTGGCCGTCGCGCTGTCGCTGATGCGGCACGTGCGCCACAGCTACCAGCCGCACACGATGGTGCTCGAACCGGTCGAAGGGAACGGCAGGTGGCAGCCGGTGCCCACGCGGCGGGGCGCGATGACGGCGCCGGGGCTGATCGTCTACCGGTTCGGCTCCGACCTGTTTTTCGCGAACGATCACCTGTTCGCCGCCGAAGTGACCGAGCTCGTCGATGCGGCGCCGGTGCCGGCGCGCTGGTTCGTCATCGATGCGGGGGCGGTCACCGACATCGATTATTCGGCCGCGCGCACGCTGACCGATCTCGTCAGGATGCTGCACGCGCGCGGGATCGGCGTGCTGTTCGGGCGTGTCAACCGCTACCTGCGCGCGGACATGGATCGTCACCGGATCACGGAGATCGTCGGCGCGTCGTGCATCTTCCCGACGCTGCACCAGGCGCTCGAGGCCGCCGGCACGACGCCGGCGCCGCAGGAGCCGGGCACCGTGTAG
- a CDS encoding PLP-dependent aminotransferase family protein, with protein MKRYEQLADDLQAQIERGVYRPGERIPSVRQASRQQQLSVTTVLRAYLVLESRGLIESRPQSGYFVRARASAPAEAELHMSAPTAEPSAVDVSRLVLSTLRSIARDDAVPLGSPYPDASQFPVQRLARYAQTIGRRRTRWGVIDDLPPGNQELIRQIARRYAERGIAVEPGEIVVTIGATEAINLCLQAVARPGDTIAVESPTFYAMLHAIERMGMRALEVATHPGDGIDLDALERILERERIAACMVMPNFQNPLGFQMPNARKRALVELLAKHDVPAIESDVYHELHFGDTTPSALKSFDRDGLVLHCASFTKSLSPRYRIGWAMPGRYRDQVEKLKFLNTLATPAIEQLAIAEYLKHDGYDFHLRRMRKLYAQQASLMSAMVRRFFPEGTRLSQPQGGYVLWVELPKQVDAMKLYALALAERITVGPGHMFSAGTDYRHFIRLNYSYPWSRQIEDALKVLGRLASECAAR; from the coding sequence GTGAAGCGTTACGAACAACTGGCCGACGATCTCCAGGCGCAGATCGAGCGTGGCGTATACCGGCCCGGCGAGCGGATTCCGTCGGTGCGGCAGGCGAGCCGGCAGCAGCAGCTCAGCGTCACGACCGTGCTGCGCGCGTACCTCGTGCTGGAAAGCCGCGGCCTGATCGAGAGCCGGCCGCAATCGGGCTACTTCGTCCGTGCGCGCGCGTCGGCGCCCGCCGAGGCCGAGCTGCACATGTCGGCGCCGACCGCGGAACCGTCGGCCGTGGACGTGAGCCGGCTCGTGCTGTCGACGCTGCGTTCGATCGCGCGCGACGACGCGGTGCCGCTCGGCTCGCCGTATCCCGATGCGTCGCAGTTTCCGGTGCAGCGTCTCGCGCGCTATGCGCAGACGATCGGCCGCCGCCGCACCCGCTGGGGCGTGATCGACGATCTGCCGCCCGGCAACCAGGAGCTGATCCGCCAGATCGCGCGGCGCTACGCGGAGCGCGGGATCGCGGTCGAACCCGGCGAGATCGTGGTGACGATCGGCGCGACCGAGGCGATCAACCTGTGCCTGCAGGCCGTCGCGCGGCCGGGCGACACGATCGCGGTGGAGTCGCCGACGTTCTACGCGATGCTGCACGCGATCGAGCGGATGGGCATGCGTGCGCTGGAAGTCGCGACGCACCCGGGTGACGGCATCGATCTCGACGCGCTCGAGCGAATCCTCGAACGCGAGCGCATCGCCGCGTGCATGGTGATGCCGAATTTCCAGAATCCGCTCGGCTTCCAGATGCCCAACGCGCGCAAGCGCGCGCTCGTCGAGCTGCTGGCGAAGCACGACGTGCCGGCGATCGAGAGCGATGTCTATCACGAGCTGCACTTCGGCGACACGACACCGAGCGCACTGAAGTCGTTCGACCGCGACGGGCTCGTGCTGCATTGCGCGTCGTTCACGAAGAGCCTGTCGCCGCGCTACCGGATCGGCTGGGCGATGCCGGGCCGCTACCGCGACCAGGTCGAGAAGCTGAAATTCCTGAACACGCTCGCGACGCCCGCGATCGAGCAGCTCGCGATCGCCGAGTACCTGAAGCACGACGGCTACGACTTTCACCTGCGGCGCATGCGCAAGCTGTATGCGCAGCAGGCGAGCCTGATGAGCGCGATGGTGCGGCGCTTCTTTCCGGAGGGCACGCGGCTGTCGCAGCCGCAGGGCGGGTATGTGCTGTGGGTCGAGCTGCCGAAGCAGGTCGACGCGATGAAGCTGTATGCGCTGGCCCTCGCGGAGCGGATCACGGTCGGGCCCGGGCACATGTTCTCGGCCGGCACCGATTACCGGCATTTCATCCGGCTCAACTACAGCTATCCGTGGTCGCGGCAGATCGAGGATGCGCTGAAGGTGCTCGGGCGGCTCGCGTCGGAGTGCGCGGCGCGGTGA
- a CDS encoding mechanosensitive ion channel family protein, with the protein MTLNESWFAPLVGILILLAAAGAITAVVHFLLFRVVARLARLSATRVDDALFEFGAFKWLNRIVPFVVIKLGLGAVPGIPDTAAQVADKVLFALIVFLVTMTVSATLSALEHAHRTYQRDQPRLSLKGAMQLVKLVMFITAALVVIGDATGKQIGLLLSGIGAMSAVLMLIFKDTLLGLVAGVQLSSNDMLRIGDWITMPSAGADGTVIDITLNTVKVANFDHTIITVPTWKLITESYQNWRGMTEAGGRRIKRALFVDATSVRFLSNDEIERLERLTLLKDYLEDKVDAIEQWNGTLGAAGDCPANRRQLTNLGTFRAYVANYLKGHPRIRRDMTCMARQLPLTAEGIPLELYCFTDTTTWVDYEAIQSDLFDHLIAVLPEFGLRVYQHPSGFDMRQMAGVVQAGQAGLQAPHAG; encoded by the coding sequence ATGACCCTGAACGAATCCTGGTTTGCGCCGCTCGTCGGCATCCTCATCCTGCTCGCCGCCGCCGGCGCGATCACCGCCGTCGTCCATTTCCTGCTGTTCCGCGTGGTCGCGCGGCTCGCGCGGCTTTCCGCCACGCGCGTCGACGACGCGCTGTTCGAGTTCGGCGCATTCAAGTGGCTGAACCGCATCGTCCCGTTCGTCGTGATCAAGCTCGGGCTCGGCGCGGTGCCCGGCATTCCCGATACGGCCGCGCAGGTCGCCGACAAGGTGCTGTTCGCGCTGATCGTGTTCCTCGTGACGATGACCGTGAGCGCGACGCTTTCGGCGCTCGAACACGCGCATCGCACGTACCAGCGCGACCAGCCGCGCCTGTCGCTGAAAGGCGCGATGCAGCTCGTCAAGCTCGTGATGTTCATCACGGCCGCGCTCGTCGTGATCGGCGACGCAACCGGCAAGCAGATCGGCCTGCTGCTGTCCGGCATCGGTGCGATGTCGGCGGTGCTGATGCTGATCTTCAAGGACACGCTGCTCGGCCTCGTCGCGGGCGTGCAGCTGTCGTCGAACGACATGCTGCGGATCGGCGACTGGATCACGATGCCGTCGGCCGGCGCGGACGGCACGGTCATCGACATCACGCTGAATACCGTCAAGGTCGCGAACTTCGATCACACGATCATCACGGTGCCCACGTGGAAACTGATCACCGAGAGCTACCAGAACTGGCGCGGGATGACCGAGGCAGGCGGGCGCCGCATCAAGCGCGCGCTGTTCGTCGACGCGACGAGCGTGCGTTTTCTTTCGAACGACGAGATCGAACGGCTCGAACGCCTGACGCTGCTGAAGGACTATCTCGAGGACAAGGTCGACGCGATCGAGCAATGGAACGGCACGCTCGGCGCAGCCGGCGACTGCCCGGCGAACCGCCGCCAGCTGACGAATCTCGGCACGTTCCGCGCGTATGTCGCGAACTACCTGAAGGGCCATCCGCGCATCCGCCGCGACATGACCTGCATGGCGCGGCAACTGCCGCTCACGGCCGAAGGCATTCCGCTCGAACTGTACTGCTTCACCGACACGACGACCTGGGTCGACTATGAAGCCATCCAGTCCGACCTGTTCGATCACCTGATCGCGGTGCTGCCGGAATTCGGGCTGCGCGTGTACCAGCACCCGTCGGGCTTCGACATGCGGCAGATGGCCGGCGTCGTGCAAGCCGGGCAAGCCGGGCTGCAGGCGCCGCACGCGGGATGA
- a CDS encoding DHA2 family efflux MFS transporter permease subunit, protein MSGGRAQPAPGRAAGRLDPSIWKVGAVATLGSLLSQLDATIVNVSLSSLATDLHASLATIQWVTSGYLLALTLVLPLNGWLVDRIGAKALYLWCFSAFTLTSALCGLAWSAPSLIAFRVLQGVSGGLLAPMAQMMIARVAGQQMARVIGYAAVPVLLAPILGPVVAGAILQHASWRWLFLVNLPVGVLALALAARFLPADRDDAQRRTLDWVGLALLSPGLVLFLYGIERINEAPGIAAIVVSALLLAAFLRVETRNGDDALIDLALFRGKVFGAAASTQFLSNGALFAGQMLIPVFLIQACGRTPGEMGWLLAPMGLGMLVTYPSMGALTSRFGVRRLASAGALLALLATLPFVFLALTGYDPYLLVPALFLRGMGQSAIGAPSIAAAYASVERRNLPMATTSLNIVQRLGGPTFTTVCTLFLAWRLQVESAAGGGTPANAYAWAFGLLCVLHAASVVTTLRLPLWSAGAGGQPAGTARAGSR, encoded by the coding sequence GTGAGCGGCGGGCGCGCGCAGCCGGCGCCGGGCCGCGCGGCCGGCCGGCTCGATCCGTCGATCTGGAAGGTCGGCGCGGTCGCCACGCTCGGCTCGCTGCTGTCGCAGCTCGACGCGACGATCGTCAACGTGTCGCTGTCGAGCCTCGCGACCGACCTGCACGCGAGCCTCGCGACGATCCAGTGGGTGACGAGCGGCTACCTGCTCGCGCTGACGCTGGTGCTGCCGCTGAACGGCTGGCTCGTCGACCGGATCGGCGCAAAGGCGCTGTATCTGTGGTGCTTCTCGGCGTTCACGCTCACGTCGGCCCTGTGCGGGCTCGCATGGTCCGCGCCGTCGCTGATCGCCTTCCGCGTGCTGCAAGGGGTCAGCGGCGGGCTGCTCGCGCCGATGGCGCAGATGATGATCGCGCGTGTCGCCGGCCAGCAGATGGCGCGCGTGATCGGCTATGCGGCCGTGCCCGTGCTGCTCGCGCCGATCCTCGGCCCGGTCGTGGCCGGCGCGATCCTGCAACACGCGTCGTGGCGCTGGCTGTTTCTCGTGAACCTGCCCGTCGGCGTGCTGGCGCTCGCGCTGGCCGCGCGGTTCCTGCCCGCCGACCGCGACGACGCGCAACGGCGCACGCTCGACTGGGTCGGCCTCGCGCTGCTGTCGCCGGGGCTCGTGCTGTTCCTGTACGGCATCGAGCGGATCAACGAAGCGCCCGGCATCGCGGCGATCGTCGTGTCGGCGCTGTTGCTCGCCGCGTTCCTGCGGGTCGAGACGCGCAACGGCGACGATGCGCTGATCGACCTTGCGCTGTTTCGCGGCAAGGTGTTCGGCGCGGCCGCGTCGACGCAGTTCCTGTCGAACGGCGCGCTGTTCGCGGGCCAGATGCTGATTCCTGTGTTCCTGATCCAGGCGTGCGGGCGCACGCCCGGCGAAATGGGCTGGCTGCTCGCGCCGATGGGCCTCGGCATGCTCGTCACGTATCCGTCGATGGGCGCACTGACGAGCCGGTTCGGCGTGCGCCGGCTGGCCTCGGCCGGCGCGTTGCTCGCACTCCTCGCGACGCTGCCGTTCGTGTTCCTCGCGCTGACCGGCTACGACCCTTACCTGCTCGTGCCGGCGCTGTTCCTGCGCGGCATGGGCCAGAGCGCGATCGGCGCGCCGTCGATCGCCGCCGCGTATGCGTCGGTCGAGCGCCGCAACCTGCCGATGGCGACGACCTCGCTCAATATCGTGCAGCGTCTCGGCGGCCCGACGTTCACCACCGTGTGCACGCTGTTCCTCGCATGGCGGCTGCAGGTCGAATCGGCGGCGGGCGGCGGCACGCCGGCAAACGCGTATGCGTGGGCGTTCGGCCTGCTTTGCGTGCTGCACGCGGCAAGCGTCGTCACGACGCTGCGCCTGCCGTTGTGGTCGGCCGGTGCGGGCGGGCAGCCGGCCGGCACCGCGCGCGCCGGTTCGCGCTGA
- a CDS encoding LysR substrate-binding domain-containing protein has translation MRRMARHLDIALLRAFVTVADHRSMTAASRALHLTQGAISQQVARLETLSGPLFVREHRNLLLTADGERLLGQARRLLAVHDALLADMTAGAVDGTVRLGAPQDLVGTCLAPILKGYAQAHPQVALTLVCEASPELHRGLAQGELDVALIEAPVGPSRGECIAVDRLVWVGAKGGTAYRNTPLPVSMVAPTCAFRPTVLDALRGCDRAWRTVFENGSIDATTATVRSDLAVTAWLASTVPADLDILPAGSGLPALPNFAINLHLPRGQHTPAATELARHLRNGFARLRAAA, from the coding sequence ATGCGCCGCATGGCACGTCATCTCGACATCGCGCTGCTGCGCGCCTTCGTCACGGTCGCCGATCATCGCAGCATGACGGCGGCCAGCCGCGCGCTGCACCTGACGCAAGGCGCGATCAGCCAGCAGGTTGCGCGGCTCGAAACGCTGTCCGGCCCGCTGTTCGTCCGCGAGCACCGCAACCTGCTGCTCACGGCGGACGGCGAGCGGCTGCTCGGGCAGGCACGCCGGCTGCTCGCCGTGCACGATGCGCTGCTGGCCGACATGACGGCCGGCGCGGTCGACGGCACCGTGCGCCTCGGCGCGCCGCAGGATCTCGTCGGCACCTGTCTCGCGCCGATCCTGAAGGGCTATGCGCAGGCGCATCCGCAGGTCGCGCTCACGCTCGTGTGTGAGGCGTCGCCGGAGCTGCACCGGGGGCTCGCGCAGGGCGAACTCGACGTCGCGCTGATCGAGGCGCCGGTCGGGCCGTCACGCGGCGAGTGCATCGCCGTCGACCGCCTGGTCTGGGTCGGTGCGAAAGGCGGCACCGCGTACCGGAACACGCCGCTGCCCGTATCGATGGTCGCGCCGACCTGCGCGTTCCGCCCGACGGTGCTCGACGCGCTGCGCGGCTGCGATCGCGCGTGGCGCACCGTGTTCGAGAACGGCAGCATCGACGCCACCACCGCGACCGTGCGCTCCGACCTCGCCGTCACCGCGTGGCTCGCGTCGACCGTGCCGGCCGACCTCGACATCCTGCCGGCCGGCAGCGGCCTGCCCGCGCTGCCGAACTTCGCGATCAACCTTCATCTGCCGCGCGGCCAGCACACGCCGGCCGCGACGGAACTCGCCCGCCACCTGCGCAACGGCTTCGCGCGCCTGCGCGCGGCCGCCTAG
- a CDS encoding LysE family translocator, whose product MPFRDYLPLMLFVIVSTVTPGGATTLATASGAHFGYRRSLPMMAGIAAGLASMAAAAAAGLGGVLLALPALQLVMKAVGSVYLVWLAVRIGRGGKPRLDAEVHRPQGFISGVWMLWHNPKGWAMTLGAAASFAALASGPARLGILLGLAFGVAAMASLSLWCFAGLLFARVLRTERQWHCLNAALGVLLVISIVPMWLP is encoded by the coding sequence GTGCCGTTCCGAGACTACCTGCCGCTGATGCTGTTCGTGATCGTGTCCACCGTGACGCCGGGCGGCGCGACGACGCTCGCCACTGCGTCGGGCGCGCATTTCGGCTATCGGCGTTCGCTGCCGATGATGGCCGGCATCGCGGCCGGCCTGGCGTCGATGGCCGCGGCGGCCGCGGCCGGGCTCGGCGGCGTGCTGCTTGCGCTGCCCGCGTTGCAACTCGTGATGAAGGCGGTCGGTTCGGTGTACCTCGTGTGGCTGGCCGTGCGCATCGGGCGCGGCGGCAAGCCGCGGCTGGATGCCGAGGTGCACCGGCCGCAGGGTTTCATCAGCGGCGTCTGGATGCTCTGGCACAACCCGAAAGGCTGGGCGATGACACTCGGCGCGGCCGCGTCGTTCGCCGCGCTCGCGTCCGGCCCGGCCCGGCTCGGCATATTGCTCGGGCTGGCGTTCGGCGTGGCCGCGATGGCGTCGCTGTCGCTCTGGTGTTTCGCCGGGCTGCTGTTCGCGCGGGTGTTGCGCACGGAGCGGCAGTGGCACTGCCTGAATGCGGCGCTCGGCGTGCTGCTCGTGATCTCGATCGTGCCGATGTGGCTGCCGTAG
- a CDS encoding isochorismatase family protein: MSATRLDTNTALVVIDLQKGIVALPTAHPVEPVVAHSRALLDAFRSRGLPVVLVNVAGVAPGRTQQQARTGALPPDWTELVPELNRQPGDHVVTKKTWGAFTGTGLDAHLKAAGVTQIVLAGVATSIGVESTARQAHELGYNVTLAIDAMTDLNADAHANSVERLFPRLGETGTTQDIVALLDRRGA; encoded by the coding sequence ATGAGCGCAACCCGTCTCGACACGAACACGGCACTCGTCGTCATCGACCTGCAGAAAGGCATCGTCGCCCTCCCCACCGCGCACCCGGTCGAGCCGGTGGTCGCACACAGCCGCGCGCTGCTCGACGCATTCCGCAGCCGCGGCCTGCCGGTGGTGCTCGTCAACGTCGCCGGCGTTGCGCCGGGCCGCACGCAGCAGCAGGCGCGCACCGGTGCGCTGCCCCCCGACTGGACCGAGCTCGTCCCCGAACTGAACCGCCAGCCCGGCGACCACGTCGTGACGAAAAAGACCTGGGGCGCGTTTACCGGCACCGGCCTCGACGCGCACCTGAAGGCGGCCGGCGTCACGCAGATCGTGCTGGCCGGCGTCGCGACGAGCATCGGCGTCGAGTCGACCGCACGGCAGGCGCACGAACTCGGCTACAACGTCACGCTCGCCATCGACGCGATGACCGACCTCAACGCGGACGCGCATGCGAACAGCGTCGAGCGCCTGTTCCCGCGCCTCGGCGAGACGGGCACGACGCAGGACATCGTCGCGCTGCTCGACCGGCGCGGCGCGTGA